DNA from Salmo trutta chromosome 14, fSalTru1.1, whole genome shotgun sequence:
cttcacaataacagcacttacagttgaccggggcagctctagcaaggcagatatttgaccaactgacttgttggaaaggtggcatcctatgtcggtgccacgttgaaagtcactgagctctccggtaaggccattctactgccaatgtttgtctattttAGATTGGATGGTTGTGTGCtgaattttatacacctgtcagtaacgggtgtgactgaaatagccgaatccactaactttatttatttattttattttttatttcacctttatttaaccaggtaggcaagttgagaacaagttctcatttacaattgcgacctggccaagataaagcaaagcagttcgacacaaacaacaacacagagttacacatggagtaaacaacatacagtcaataatacagtagaaaaataagtctatatgaagtggtgtccacatacttatagtatatataaaacacaggaaaatcacgtttttgactgcactgggccttatTAAAGACAAGCAAATGTACCTCAGGTTCTAACAGGCCACAGTGTCATCCCAACAAACCATCTTCAGAGCGGACACCTAATTGAGATTTATTTTCAAATGAATGAGTGCTACCACAGTAGAGTTGATCCATTCAGAGCATGTGCGGAAGCGTTTGACCTGGTTTAACATGGTTATTTCTTCTCCAGTCCTGTTTTGAACCTGGCATTGCTGTCTGAGCATGGTCAGTTTCATACACCAGCTGATTAAGCCTATGAGTAGACAATTGAATCTCTCGACTAGGGCCAGGCATTTTGTTAGAATCCAAGTTGTAGTGTATTACTATGACCCAGCTTCATTCCTGGTCAGGTAGTGTGGTGAGAAAAGACCTGACACAGTTATTGTATAAAGTGGCATTGACCAATGGAACATTTGACCCACCAGTGAAGACTGATGAGGTTACAGCGATCATTCTCTCACACCAattcattacatttacgtcatttagcagacgctcttatccagagcgacttacaaattggtaatTGGTAATTCATAATCTCCCCTCCTACAGTGTCACCTGGTGTTTTGtatgtgtgacgtgtgtgtgtgtgtgcatgtgtgtgtgtgtgtgtgtagtgccaGCTCCAGGCCTAAGCGGTTGCTTAGGGCCCCAGGCTGCTAGTTGAGAGGTATAATATAATACACAAGATGCAtgtttgaaatttggttgtgaaTCAGCAGTTTTTcgcttgttatgtcagtcactcaattagccatgtcaccTAACAATTGTTtggattggtaaattagtcttgccagctatgtaaacatgtagtaatcatggccgaataccgacCAGGCACGCAGGGCATTGATTTagttagtcattctcactcaaTCCTTCACATGGCATAAGCCATGGtacaatgtgtagaattgcagaaaatgtacTTTAAAAACTCTTGGTGCAATTCTCAcctagggcccccaaaaggcgagagccagccctgtgtgtgtgtgtgtgtgtgtgtgtgtgtgtgtgtgtgtgtgtgtgtgtgtgtgtgtgtgtgtgtgtgtgtgtgtgtgtgtatttcatctGACACTGGCTTTGTTGACACTGAAACAGACATATTTCAAGCAGAGTGTAACACACTTTACAGTAGGTTCAGTTTTCCAGGAAAGTCTAGTTTCCCCAATGGGAGTATCAGGAGGGGAGAAATCAGAAATGAATGATCACCCCCCAGGAATGTTGTGTTGAAACCATTATCACAGACTAATTCACTGATTAGGATAAAACATATTTTGTCTAGCATCTGCCAAACCTTCCTGAAGCATTGCAATATACAGTATCTCTTGGTCAGTCACTTTGAATAAAATCAGATAAAAGAAGAGAACAGTCATCAGTCTCAAacaatttcacctttatttaactaggcaagtcagttaggaacaaattcttatttacaatgacggcctaccccagccaaatccGGATgatgcttggccaattgtgctccacactatgggactcccaatcacagccagttgtgatacagcctggaatcgaaccagggtctgtaatgacacctctaacactgagatgcagtgccttagaccatggTGCCACGCTGGAGCCCCTAACTATGATAACTACAGTAAATAGCTAACAGAATGGCTCCACGGACTATCTGAGTtacccttgtattttatttttacactctctttgcacactcacagggccctacacactcactcacacactgacacacatacatttatactgactctacacacacccaagcatttcgctacacttgcattaacatctgctaaccatgtgtttgtcacaaatacatttgatttgattttgacccactcatatacaatcatcatatacgctgctgctactcgttttatcatatatcctgatacTAGTCACCATACCCCTccaatacatacagtatctgccTCTATCGagccagtatccctgcacattgaaaATATGGTACAAGAACTGACTGACCCTCAATGTattatgcttacttactttaaaacatgaaacTTACTTTGGGTCATCAGGGTAAAGACCAAACTATTCCCAGTATCCATATGGTTCTTCTTGCTCGTCCCCAAACAGCCCTGCTACAATCTTAGGtcacgtgtggctcagttggtagagcatggtgtttgcaacgccagggttgtgggtttgattcccacgggggaccagtacgggaaaaaaaatgtatgaaatgtatgcattcactactgtaagtcgctctggataagagtgtctgctaaatgactaaaatgtttttaaaaaaatgataaaagggtttgtccccataggaggTAAAGCCCTTTttaaggggttctacctggaaccaaaaaggattctcctatggggacagacgaagaacccttttagattctaGATATGTCAGGCTCTAGGCCAGCACAATGCGATGCTTCATACCTGCTGTGAGCAGTTCCGCAAGAATGCCCACAGCAACGCACTGAGCAGCACGTCATTCAAAGCCCAGAGGTGGCCCTCAGATAAAGACATCGGGGCCACAGCTCACTCTACTCCCGACGGCTTTGAATGGGAGccaggcagacaggctcaggtTACCAGAGGCACTGTGTGACTTTTACCATATGAATGAAGCAAACGTTTtcagggaagggggaggggggggttgttTCCCGAGCTGCAGATGGTGGATTGTCTTTGTCGCCAGGATCTGGTTGTCAGTCATGCCAGACAGAATTCATTAAATGGACTGACTCCATTAGAGCTAATGAGTGGTAGGTCAGTGGTTGTGGGTGGGCCGTGCTATTCTGAACTAACAGACCACATCAATGACTGGGTGTAATTCCTCTACAGTGACACAGCAAAAAAGGTATGTTTAtctatgcatgcatgcatattcAGCATACAGATTAAAAACCATGGTGCCTTCCACAGAGTCTTAAACAGTATTCTGGTCATGGTGCAACTTTACTACATGGTCTCAAAGATTCAGGGAATGTTATGCAACTGAAAACAAGAAGGGTGTAGCAGAATCTTTCATTACGATTTCCATATTAGTTTGGCAAAATGTCTTTCCCTGTGAGAAAGACAAACATGgctattatacactgagtgtacaaaacattaagaacagctgctctttccagactgaccaggtgaatccaggtgaaagctatgattgcttattgatgtcacttgttaaatccacttcaaatcaatgtagatgaaggggagaagacaggataaaggatttttaagcctcaagacaattgagaaatggattgtgtatgtgcaattcagagggtaaatgggcaagacaaaagatttaagtgcctttgaacggggtatgttagTAGCTGCCATACGCACCGGTTAGTGGAAAGAAtcacaacgctgctgggtttttcaggatcaacagtttccagtgtatcaagaatggtccatcacccaaaggacatccagccaacttgacacaactgtgggaggcattggagtcaacaaaGACCCCGACAaagtgaggctgttctgagggcaaaaggtggtgcaactttatatcaggaaggtgttcttaatgttttgtccactcggtGTATACAGTAAAGTAGGATAGAAATCGTTCAAGGTTCAAGGCATTTGAGCTGATGCTGCACTGACAATCTGCATTACTTATGTCTCCTTTCTGACCGTGACTATGCTGAAGAACTTGCAGCACAAAGCTGTATTCTGTAGATATTCTCTGGGAAGATATTACAACCAGCTCTGCTAAATTCTTTGCCTCTTcatccatacatacagtacatttgtcTAACCTCAGGAGAactactgtctggtgtggtgtatcTACTATAGCtgttgtgtgcctgtgtgttctgtgttctaaagGGATGAGAATGTGTGTCCTGTGTTCTATAGGGATGagtatgtgtgttctgtgttctatagGGATGAGAATGTGTGTTCTGGGTTCTATAGGGATGagtatgtgtgttctgtgttctatagGGATGagtatgtgtgttctgtgttctatagGGATGagtatgtgtgttctgtgttctaaagGGATGagtatgtgtgttctgtgttctaaagGGATGagtatgtgtgttctgtgttctatagGGATGagtatgtgtgttctgtgttctaaagGGATGagtatgtgtgttctgtgttctaaagAGATGAGaatgtgtgttctgtgttctatagGGATGagtatgtgtgttctgtgttctaaagGGATGagtatgtgtgttctgtgttctatagGGATGagtatgtgtgttctgtgttctatagGGATGagtatgtgtgttctgtgttctaaagGGATGagtatgtgtgttctgtgttctatagGGATGagtatgtgtgttctgtgttctaaagGGATGagtatgtgtgttctgtgttctaaagGGATGAGaatgtgtgttctgtgttctatagGGATGcgtatgtgtgttctgtgttctaaagGGATGagtatgtgtgttctgtgttctaaagGGATGAGTATGTGTGTACTGTGTTCTATAGGGATGagtatgtgtgttctgtgttctatagGGATGagtatgtgtgttctgtgttctaaagGGATGagtatgtgtgttctgtgttctatatGGATGagtatgtgtgttctgtgttctaaagGGATGagtatgtgtgttctgtgttctatagGGATGagtatgtgtgttctgtgttctaaagGGATGagtatgtgtgttctgtgttctaaagGGATGAGaatgtgtgttctgtgttctatagggatgtgtatgtgtgttctgtgttctaaagGGATGagtatgtgtgttctgtgttctaaagGGATGagtatgtgtgttctgtgttctatagGGATGagtatgtgtgttctgtgttctatagGGATGagtatgtgtgttctgtgttctaaagGGATGagtatgtgtgttctgtgttctatagGGATGATTATGTGTGTTCTATAGGGAGGATTATGTGTGTTCTGTACAATAAAACCCACAGGTCCAACACTGTACAACAAACCCCAACACTTAGCCTATCCTGTGTATCAGGTGTATGTAACGGTGTGAGTATAACACACTGGCCCTTCCTGTGTTTAGAGTGGCTTGCTGGAATGCTTTACAAACCCTGTGTATGACACCACAGTGCAGAAGGAAAATAATACTAAATCGCTACCTCGCTTTAAACCAAGGTGCATGAACAGTGAAAGATCAAGCTGAAGATTAAAACTAAAATTCACCAAGTTTTGGTCAGATTATCGAAGTGAGCTTGTCAAATGATGTGCTATTATTAAAAAGCAATGTGCTTTGGTCGCatgccttctctctcttcctcgacAGGGGCCAGGGCCGAGCTGGGGGCCACAGAGAGCCAGAAAGACAGGCCTGATGGCAGGAGCCTGGAAGGCAGTCCGCTCTGAACACGTGCTCTAGGAGCCCGCCCCGCCTGGGGCCACAATTCACGGGGAAGAAACACGGCACAGGTGAGCAAAGCAAGAGGGGTGTTCTCATATCTTCAAACCAATTCAAATTTGAATAACTTTATTTTCATAAAACGTCTGATGAGAGAAGTGACATGCAAACTCAATTAAGATCTCTGTGCGAGTCACAATCTCAAAAAAAGGTTCACCTGGTCAGAGTATTTTCCCTGGTCAGAGTATTTTCCCTGATGAGAGTATTTTCCCCGATCAGAGTATGTTCCCTGATCAGAGTATGTTCCCTGGTCAGAGTATTTTCCCTGGTCAGGTGGTCACTATAAAACCTCCTGGTGTAGAGTTAGAGATACAAGTATAAGAGATATAAGTACAACACACTAATAACACGTTCAATGCCGCCGCAAGAGAAAACATGTTTTCTATCTGCACAGCACGTGGAAAACACAGGGAGTGAGCTGTGATTACCAGTCAGCAGACAACCTCACAGCTGTTGTATCTTTGATTCACTGTATGATACAGCCATCACACTGAGCCATCACACTGAGCCATCACACTGAGCCATCACACTCAGCCCACATTATATTCCTCAAGCTACCTTTCTCCATGGATGAATAGGACAGAGTTTCTCACCTATTTTGAAACAAGTCTGTTATATAGATTAGAATATTTAGCTTAGAATATATTATATTCTAAGCTAAAAGGAAGTAGAATCCAAGTTTCCAGCCTTGAGTTTCTCAGATGTCAGTCAGTATCAAGAGGACTTCAACAGGATTTGATCCCTaatgttgacgtgtgtgtgtgtgtgtgtgtgcttgatccCAAATGTTGACATGTTTGTGCTTGATCCttaatgttggtgtgtgtgtgtgtgtgtgtgtgtatttgatccATAATgttgatgtctgtgtgtatgtgcatttgaTCCCAaatgttgacgtgtgtgtgtgtgtgtgtgtctgtgtgtgtatttgatccctaatgttgacgtgtgtgtgtctgtatttggTCCCTAATGTtgacatgtgtgcgtgtgtgtgtatgtgtatttgatCCCtaatgttgatgtgtgtgtgtgtgtgtttgatcccTAATGttgacatctgtgtgtgtgtgagtgtgtgtgtatgtgtgtgtgtgcgtatttgaTCACTAATGTCgacgtgtctttgtgtgtgtttaagtgtgtgtttATTCAATCAATAATGCTgacgtgtttgtgtgtttgtatttggtcCCTAATGTtgacatgtgtgtgtgcgtgtgtgtgtgtgtgtatgtgtatttgatCCCtaatgttgatgtgtgtgtgtgtgtgtatttgatccCTAATGttgacgtctgtgtgtgtgtgtgtgtgtgtgtgtgtgtgtgtgtgtgtgtgtgtgtgtgtgaatttggtCACTAATGttgacgtctgtgtgtgtgtgtgtgtgtgcgcatatttGATCCCTAAtgttgacctgtgtgtgtgtgtgtgtgtatgtttgatcCCTCATGTtgacgtctctgtgtgtgtgtgtgcatatttgaTCCCTcatgttgacgtgtgtgtgtgtgtgtgtgtgtgtgtgtttgtgaaccctaatgttggtttgtgtgtgtgtatttaatcCTTAATGTTGtcgtgtgagtgtgtctgtgaatgtgtgtgcgtaTTTGATCGCTGATGTTGACGtctccttgtgtgtgtgtttgtgtgtttatttgaTCAATAATGctgacatttgtgtgtgtgtctgtgtttgcgtATTTGATCTctaacgtctctgtgtgtgtgtgtgtgtgtgtgtgtgtgtgtgtgtgtgtgttccttaatgttgacctgtgtgtgtgcatatttgaTCCCTAATGttgacatctgtgtgtgtgtgtgtgtgtgtgtgaatttggtCGCTAATGtcaacatctgtgtgtgtgtgtgtgtgtgtgtgcgcatatttGATCCCTCAtgttgaattgtgtgtgtgtatttgatacCTAATGTTGTCGTGTGTGTATTTGATCATTAATGttgacgtctgtgtgtgtgtgtaggtgtgtgtatttgATCCCtaatgttgttgtgtgtgtgtgatccataatgttgacgtgtgtgtgtgtttgtgtgtgcatattTGATCCCTCATGTTgacgtgtgtgtatgtttttgatCTCTAATgttgatgtctgtgtgtgtgtgtgtgtatttgacccttaactgtggtctctctgtgtgtgtgtgtgtgtgtgtgtgtgtgtttgatcccTAATGttgacgtctgtgtgtgtgtgtatttgatccCTAATGTtgacgtctctgtgtgtgtgcgtgtgtgtgtatatttgatccctaatgttggtgtgtgtgtgtgcgtacttgACCCATATTGTtgccgtctgtgtgtgtgtgaatatttgatccctcatgttgtcgtgtgtgtgtgtatttgttccctaatgttgacctgtgtgtgtgcgcgtttgtgAATTAGGTCACTAATGtcaacgtttgtgtgtgtgtgtgtgtgtgtgcatatttgaTCCCTCATGTTGAAGTGTGTGCGTACTTGATCCCTaatgttgacgtgtgtgtgtttgtttgtgtatttgATCGCTAATGTTGacatctgtctgtttgtgtgtgtgtgtgtgtgtgtgtgtatgtgtgtgtgtgtgatccctaATGTTtacgtctttgtgtgtgtgtgtgaatttgatCCATattgttgacgtgtgtgtgtgtgtgtgtgtgagaatttgGTCAGTAATGTtgacgtctctgtgtgtgtgtgtgtgtgtgtgtatttgatccCTAATGTTGACGTctctgtgtgagcgtgtgtgtgtgtgcgtacttgATCCATATTGttgacgtctgtgtgtgtgtctgtgtgtgtgtgtctgtgtgtgcgaaTTTGACCGCTGATGTTGACgtctccttgtgtgtgtgtgtgtgtgtgtgtgtgtgtgtgtgtgtgtgtgtgtgtatgtgatccaTTATGATGATgtctccttgtgtgtgtgtgtgtgtgtgtgtgtgtgtgtgtgtgtgtttgtgcgtattCGATCCCTAAcgttgatgtgtgtgtgcgtttttgATCCCTAATGttgacgtctgtgtgtgtgtgtgtgtgtgtgtgtgtgtgtgtgaatttggtCACTAATGttgacgtctgtgtgtgtgtgtgtgtgtgcatatttgaTTCCTcatgttgacgtgtgtgtgtgtgtatttgatccCTCATGTTGACGTGTGTCTATTTGATAACTAatgttgtcgtgtgtgtgtgtgtgtgtgtgtgatccataATGTTGAAGTCTCTGTGTGTGCATTTGATCCCAAATGTTGACgtctgtgagtgtttgtgtgtgtgcgtttttgATCCCTAATGTTGAcggctgtgtgtttctgtgtgtgcatgtgtgtgtgtgtatttgatcgCTAATGCtgacatctgtctgtgtgtgggtgggtgtgttggtgtgtgtgtgtatttgatctctaatgttgacgtgtgtgtatgtgtgtgtatttgatccCTAATGTTTacatctgtttgtgtgtttgtatttgatCTCTATTGttgacgtctgtgtgtgtgtgtgtgtgatccataATGTTGACGTCTCTGTGCGCATTTGATCCCTaatgttgacgtgtgtgtgtgtgcgtacttgATCCCTAATGTTAacggctgtgtgtttgtgtgtgtgcatgtgtggttgTGTATTTGATCACTAATGTtgacgtctgtctgtgtgtgtgtgtgtgtgtgtgtgtgtatttgatcactaatgttgacgtgtgtgtgtgtttatttgatcCCTAATGttgacgtctgtgtgtgtgtgtatttcatccttactgtttgtgtgtttgtgtatttgatCCCTAATGTTgacgtctgtgtgtgtatgtgtgtatttgatcCCTAATGTTGACGTCTGTGTCCGTGtgcgtctctctgtgtgtgtgtgtgtgtgtatgtgtgtgtgttttttatccCTAATGttgacatctgtgtgtgtgtgtgtgtgtgtgtgtgtgtgtgtgtgtgtgtgtgtgtgtttgtttttgatCCCTAATGTTGacatctgtgcatgtgtgtgtgtgatccttaatgttggtgtctgtgtgtgatccttaatgttggtgtctgtgtgtgatccttaatgttggtgtgtgtgtgtgatccttaATGTTGGTGTCTGTGTGATCCTTAatgttggtgtctgtgtgtgatccctaatgttggtgtctgtgtgtgatccttaatgttggtgtgtgtgtttgatccctaatgttggtgtgtgtgtttgatcccgccaggtgtgtgtgtccatgagGTCGTCCATGCTGGTCTTGATCCTCGTGGTCAGTGCCCAGGCCGTGTGCACCATGGGAGGGGACTTCTGCCCCCCGGCCTCCGCTCAGCAGCAGGGCCCTGCCCCTAACAGGACCCCTAACTCTGCCCCCACCGTGGACCCCAAACTCTTCACCAAGCGACGGTACCGCTCGCCCCGCGTTCTCTTCAGTGCGCAGCCGCCCGACACGGAGCCCACAGGACGCCAGGGGTCAGGGGCCAGCAGGGCGAGGCGCATGGTAGGTCAGCCACAGCACCGAGGGGTGtactctgtgtgtgagagtgtcagcAACTGGGTAGGCAACAAGACCAAGGCCACAGATATATCTGGCAATGAGGTGGAGGTGCTCCCGGACGTCAACATTAACAACGTCAAGAAAAAGCAGTACTTCTTTGAGACTACGTGCCGTGGTGCCCGGGCGGGTAGCTCTGGCTGCCTGGGCATCGACGGGCGACACTGGAACTCCTACTGCACCAACTCGCACACCTTCGTGCGGGCGCTGACTTCCTTTAAGGACCTGGTGGCCTGGAGACTGATCCGCATCGacgtggcctgtgtgtgtgtgctcagccgAAAGTCTTGGCGACAGTGACCGTACTGTAATCACTGGTCCTGTAGTCGCTGCAGTACTGACCGACAGGAACACATGGTACTGTTATGAAGTCACTGCAGTACTgcagttcccccccccccaccccactggAGTACTGCagttccaccccccccccccccaccccactggAGTACTGCAgttccacccccccaccccccccaccccactggAGTACTGCAGTTCCAACGCCCCACCCCACTGGAGTACTGCAGTTCCAACCCCCCACCCCACTGGAGTACTGCAgttccaccccccaccccactgTAGTACTGCAGTTCCAACCCCCCACCCAACTGGAGTACTGCAGTTCCAACCCCCCACCCAAATGGAGTACTGCAgttcccccccccaccccactggAGTACTGCAgttccacccccccacccccccaccccactggAGTACTGCAGTTCCAACGCCCCACCCCACTGGAGTACTGCAGTTCCACCCCTCACCCCACTGGAGTACTGCAGTTCCAACCCCCCACCCCACTGGAGTACTGCAGTTCCACCCCACTGGAGGACTGCAgttccacccccccaccccccccaccccactggAGTACTGCAGTTCCAACGCCCCACCCCACTGGAGTACTGCAGTTCCACCCCTCACCCCACTGGAGTACTGCAGTTCCAACCCCCCACCCCACTGGAGTACTGCAGTTCCACCCCACTGGAGTACTGCagttccaccccccccccccaccccactggAGTACTgcagttcccccccccccaccccactggAGTACTGCAGTTCCAACCCCCCACCCCACTGTAGTACTGCAGTTCCAACCCCCCACCCCACTGTAGTACTGCAGTTCCAACCCCCACCCAACTGGAGTACTGCAGTTCCAACCCCCCACCCAACTGGAGTACTGCAGTTCCAACACC
Protein-coding regions in this window:
- the LOC115207427 gene encoding nerve growth factor, translating into MRSSMLVLILVVSAQAVCTMGGDFCPPASAQQQGPAPNRTPNSAPTVDPKLFTKRRYRSPRVLFSAQPPDTEPTGRQGSGASRARRMVGQPQHRGVYSVCESVSNWVGNKTKATDISGNEVEVLPDVNINNVKKKQYFFETTCRGARAGSSGCLGIDGRHWNSYCTNSHTFVRALTSFKDLVAWRLIRIDVACVCVLSRKSWRQ